The genomic stretch CACGTCATCTCCTCTCTTGAGGTTGGCCAGAAGTTCCTTATGCTCTTTCTGCCGTTTCTGCTGCGGCCGGATCAGAAGAAAATAAAAAATCACAAACATCAGAACCAAAGGCACGAACGCCTTGATTCCTTCAAGCCCGCCGGCGGCGCCGACCTCTCCACCCTGTGCCATCGCAAATGCTACACCGAACATAATATTCCCCTCTTTTTTGAATTACC from Pseudomonadota bacterium encodes the following:
- the yajC gene encoding preprotein translocase subunit YajC; this translates as MFGVAFAMAQGGEVGAAGGLEGIKAFVPLVLMFVIFYFLLIRPQQKRQKEHKELLANLKRGDDVVTAGGIMGRITAVADTFVTIEIAEKVRIKVARGQIMSVIKGESEKAA